From one Kineococcus endophyticus genomic stretch:
- a CDS encoding amidohydrolase family protein: MYTKDGEKYFILDAHIALWDARPENQRNVHGKQFIDCFYDYHRNLSPASELWPYEEYLYQGGERLMKDLFTDGYVDHAIFQPARLGEFYVNGFGQTQEAFALASANPDKLTYNHWFDPRDGERGLDRLRRDAEEMHLKGVKLYTADWHGDSRGYKLSDPWTYRYLEVCREVGIKNIHVHKGPTIRPLDRDAFDVADVDHVATDFTDLNFVVEHCGLPRLEDFCWIATQEPNVYAGLAVALPFIHTRPRYFAQIIGELLYWLDENRIFFSSDYALWTPKWLVETFVDFQIPEDMSEYAPLTTDQKKKILGLNAAAIYDIPVPEELQVANPPQHAEPQAVAVA; encoded by the coding sequence ATGTACACCAAGGACGGCGAGAAGTACTTCATCCTCGACGCGCACATCGCCCTGTGGGACGCGCGGCCGGAGAACCAGCGCAACGTCCACGGCAAGCAGTTCATCGACTGCTTCTACGACTACCACCGCAACCTCAGCCCCGCCTCCGAGCTCTGGCCCTACGAGGAGTACCTGTACCAGGGCGGCGAGCGCCTCATGAAGGACCTGTTCACCGACGGCTACGTCGACCACGCGATCTTCCAGCCGGCCCGGCTCGGCGAGTTCTACGTCAACGGGTTCGGCCAGACGCAGGAGGCCTTCGCGCTCGCCTCGGCGAACCCGGACAAGCTCACGTACAACCACTGGTTCGACCCCCGGGACGGAGAACGTGGTCTGGACCGGCTGCGCCGGGACGCCGAGGAGATGCACCTCAAGGGCGTCAAGCTCTACACCGCGGACTGGCACGGGGACTCCCGTGGCTACAAGCTCAGCGACCCCTGGACCTACCGGTACCTCGAGGTCTGCCGCGAGGTCGGCATCAAGAACATCCACGTCCACAAGGGCCCGACGATCCGCCCGCTCGACCGCGACGCGTTCGACGTGGCCGACGTGGACCACGTCGCGACCGACTTCACCGACCTGAACTTCGTCGTGGAGCACTGCGGGCTGCCGCGCCTGGAGGACTTCTGCTGGATCGCCACCCAGGAGCCCAACGTCTACGCCGGTCTCGCGGTCGCGCTGCCGTTCATCCACACCCGCCCGCGGTACTTCGCGCAGATCATCGGCGAACTCCTCTACTGGCTCGACGAGAACCGCATCTTCTTCTCCAGCGACTACGCGCTGTGGACGCCGAAGTGGCTCGTCGAGACGTTCGTGGACTTCCAGATCCCCGAGGACATGAGCGAGTACGCCCCGCTGACGACGGACCAGAAGAAGAAGATCCTCGGGCTGAACGCCGCGGCGATCT
- a CDS encoding helix-turn-helix domain-containing protein: MGEGAPERRPGRHPLRAGVPVADRVAASWRRSSEYGVQTEAVEPVFSGTWEQESLFFECGREVLTDLHRTLVDEPLSLMLTDADGLVLNRLSGDTSLLRSLDAVFLAPGFAFSEREAGTSGLGLALADRMPAVVRAQEHYSTSLAGYTCAAVPVLDPVSGRLEGSVNITTWSEQPGKLLLALAQSAAGATSALMLARSRGRSPRPAPRGEVFHVQPGTLEPGSGTVQTLSAVWREAVQRAEDAVRAGHVVVAVGERGTGRATLLAQAVRRARPRDRILSASPPAPQDLDAWLSLWAPELGKADTSVVVGEVDSLPARAAEELRALVVAARGARPGLPVVLTAEDLAEVPAPLAGLVDAVVPVPPLRDRPGDVLPLAHHVVRQTRGRDLDITPAAARALETCPWPGNVDQLHRVVRRAALQADTIDTRHLSSEVFSGSGHRLSRIESVERDEIVRVLTTPGMTVKQAAAELGMSRATVYRKVAQYDLRIPR; encoded by the coding sequence GTGGGCGAGGGAGCTCCGGAGCGACGACCCGGCCGGCACCCCCTGCGCGCCGGGGTCCCGGTCGCGGACCGCGTCGCCGCGTCCTGGCGGCGCAGCAGCGAGTACGGCGTGCAGACCGAGGCCGTCGAACCCGTCTTCTCCGGGACGTGGGAGCAGGAGTCGCTGTTCTTCGAGTGCGGACGGGAGGTGCTCACCGACCTGCACCGCACGCTCGTCGACGAACCGCTGAGCCTGATGCTCACCGACGCCGACGGTCTGGTGCTGAACCGCCTGTCGGGGGACACGTCGCTGCTGCGCAGCCTCGACGCCGTCTTCCTCGCCCCGGGGTTCGCCTTCTCCGAGCGGGAGGCGGGCACGAGCGGTCTCGGTCTGGCCCTGGCCGACCGGATGCCCGCCGTCGTGCGGGCGCAGGAGCACTACTCGACGAGTCTGGCCGGGTACACGTGCGCGGCCGTCCCCGTCCTCGACCCCGTGTCCGGGCGGCTCGAGGGCAGCGTCAACATCACGACGTGGTCCGAGCAGCCGGGCAAGCTGCTGCTGGCGCTCGCGCAGTCCGCGGCCGGGGCGACGTCGGCGCTGATGCTGGCCCGCTCGCGGGGACGCTCACCGCGGCCGGCACCGCGGGGCGAGGTGTTCCACGTCCAGCCCGGGACGCTGGAACCGGGCAGCGGCACCGTCCAGACGTTGTCCGCGGTGTGGCGGGAGGCGGTGCAGCGGGCCGAGGACGCGGTGCGCGCGGGTCACGTCGTCGTGGCGGTGGGCGAGCGCGGGACCGGCCGGGCCACGCTGCTCGCCCAGGCCGTGCGGCGCGCCCGACCTCGCGACCGCATCCTGTCCGCGAGCCCACCCGCGCCGCAGGACCTCGACGCCTGGCTCTCGCTGTGGGCGCCCGAGCTCGGGAAGGCGGACACCTCCGTCGTCGTGGGGGAGGTCGACTCGCTGCCCGCCCGGGCCGCCGAGGAACTGCGCGCCCTCGTCGTCGCGGCTCGCGGCGCCCGTCCCGGGCTGCCCGTCGTGCTCACCGCCGAGGACCTCGCCGAGGTGCCCGCGCCCCTGGCCGGGCTCGTCGACGCCGTCGTGCCCGTGCCGCCGCTGCGCGACCGCCCGGGCGACGTGCTGCCGCTGGCCCACCACGTCGTGCGGCAGACCCGCGGCCGCGACCTCGACATCACGCCCGCGGCCGCGCGGGCGCTGGAGACGTGTCCGTGGCCGGGCAACGTGGACCAGCTGCACCGCGTCGTGCGACGGGCTGCGCTGCAGGCGGACACGATCGACACGCGGCACCTGTCGTCGGAGGTGTTCAGCGGGTCCGGCCACCGCCTCTCGCGCATCGAGTCGGTGGAGCGGGACGAGATCGTCCGTGTCCTCACGACACCCGGGATGACCGTGAAGCAGGCGGCCGCCGAACTGGGCATGAGCCGGGCGACGGTCTACCGCAAGGTGGCGCAGTACGACCTGCGGATCCCCCGGTAG
- a CDS encoding alkaline phosphatase produces MKTRRTTLALAAALTLTSCAAPPGDSPGEVPTPDRAKNVIVLQGDGMGIAHRELIRLATVGQDGELAMDRLEVSGWVHTDPADPTETVTDSAAAATAYATGVRTFNGAVGVDVAGNPVPSLLERARDLGKSTGLVTTSQVTDATPAAFASHVLDRDDQSEIARQYMEETKPDVVLGGGEDRWLPPAEPGALPDHPWTDPTEESAGTAGDLVARAQELGYEHVSNGAELAAATSPKLLGLFANEEMFEHRNEGEGAIYQPSVPLRDMASKALDTLSADEDGFFLLIEEEGIDEMAHHNNAHLTIAAGAAFDATVALVLDFVKAHPDTLVVVEGDHETGGLTIENVDPDDESGEADSREDGPFTVAGSELQFTVDWTTTEHTGAATPLTATGPGSSALGRVQHGTDVHDAILAALH; encoded by the coding sequence GTGAAGACCCGCAGGACGACCCTGGCCCTGGCCGCCGCGCTCACCCTCACGTCCTGCGCCGCCCCACCCGGCGACTCCCCGGGCGAGGTCCCCACGCCCGACCGCGCGAAGAACGTCATCGTCCTGCAGGGCGACGGCATGGGGATCGCGCACCGCGAGCTGATCCGGCTCGCCACCGTGGGGCAGGACGGCGAGCTGGCGATGGACCGGCTCGAGGTGAGCGGCTGGGTCCACACCGACCCCGCCGACCCCACGGAGACCGTCACCGACTCCGCGGCCGCCGCCACCGCCTACGCGACGGGCGTCCGCACGTTCAACGGCGCGGTCGGCGTCGACGTCGCGGGGAACCCCGTGCCGAGCCTGCTGGAGCGGGCGCGCGACCTCGGCAAGTCCACCGGCCTCGTGACGACGTCGCAGGTGACCGACGCGACGCCCGCGGCGTTCGCCTCGCACGTCCTCGACCGCGACGACCAGAGCGAGATCGCGCGGCAGTACATGGAGGAGACGAAGCCCGACGTCGTCCTCGGTGGTGGGGAGGACCGCTGGCTGCCGCCCGCGGAGCCCGGCGCGTTGCCGGACCACCCGTGGACGGACCCGACGGAGGAGAGCGCCGGCACGGCGGGCGACCTCGTCGCCCGCGCGCAGGAGCTGGGGTACGAGCACGTCTCGAACGGCGCGGAGCTGGCCGCCGCGACCTCGCCGAAGCTGCTCGGGCTGTTCGCCAACGAGGAGATGTTCGAGCACCGCAACGAGGGCGAGGGGGCGATCTACCAGCCGTCGGTCCCGTTGCGGGACATGGCGTCCAAGGCCCTCGACACGCTGTCGGCCGACGAGGACGGGTTCTTCCTGCTCATCGAGGAGGAGGGGATCGACGAGATGGCCCACCACAACAACGCCCACCTCACGATCGCCGCGGGGGCCGCGTTCGACGCGACCGTCGCGCTCGTCCTCGACTTCGTCAAGGCCCACCCGGACACTCTCGTCGTCGTCGAGGGCGACCACGAGACCGGCGGCCTGACGATCGAGAACGTCGACCCCGACGACGAGAGCGGCGAGGCCGACTCCCGCGAGGACGGCCCCTTCACCGTCGCCGGGTCGGAGCTGCAGTTCACCGTCGACTGGACGACCACCGAGCACACCGGGGCGGCGACGCCCTTGACCGCGACGGGACCCGGCTCGTCCGCGCTCGGCCGGGTGCAGCACGGCACCGACGTGCACGACGCGATCCTGGCCGCCCTGCACTGA
- a CDS encoding DUF808 domain-containing protein: MAGGLVALLDDVALIARAAASSMDDIGAAAARASAKAAGVVVDDAAVTPQYVRGLTPERELPIIRRIALGSLRNKLLIILPVILLLSQFADFLLTPILMLGGAYLAFEGAEKVWAKVSGHGHGHEDGPKDEGTIVSGAIRTDLILSAEIMVISLNEVADQPFWSRLVILVVVGVAITVLVYGAVGLIVKMDDVGLKLAEKPSAGLARFGRGLVSAMPKLLTVLTVVGTAAMLWVGGHILLVGTDELGFGGLYAVVHHLEEAVHGVAGIGGVLGWLVNTLCSAVVGLVVGAVVVLVVTLVRNRRAAH; this comes from the coding sequence GTGGCCGGTGGACTCGTGGCCCTGCTCGACGACGTCGCGCTCATCGCGCGGGCGGCGGCCTCCTCGATGGACGACATCGGGGCCGCCGCCGCCCGCGCCAGCGCGAAGGCCGCTGGTGTCGTCGTCGACGACGCCGCCGTCACCCCGCAGTACGTCCGCGGGCTGACGCCCGAACGCGAGCTGCCGATCATCCGCCGCATCGCGCTCGGCTCGCTGCGGAACAAGCTGCTGATCATCCTGCCGGTGATCCTGCTGCTCAGTCAGTTCGCGGACTTCCTCCTCACCCCGATCCTCATGCTCGGTGGCGCCTACCTCGCGTTCGAGGGGGCCGAGAAGGTGTGGGCCAAGGTGTCCGGGCACGGCCACGGGCACGAGGACGGCCCCAAGGACGAGGGGACGATCGTCTCCGGCGCGATCCGCACCGACCTCATCCTGTCCGCGGAGATCATGGTGATCTCCCTCAACGAGGTGGCCGACCAGCCGTTCTGGTCCCGGCTGGTCATCCTCGTCGTCGTCGGCGTCGCGATCACCGTGCTCGTCTACGGGGCCGTCGGGCTCATCGTGAAGATGGACGACGTCGGGTTGAAGCTCGCCGAGAAGCCCTCGGCGGGCCTCGCCCGCTTCGGTCGCGGGCTCGTGAGCGCCATGCCGAAGCTGCTGACCGTCCTCACCGTCGTCGGCACGGCCGCGATGCTCTGGGTCGGCGGCCACATCCTCCTCGTGGGCACCGACGAGCTCGGGTTCGGTGGCCTCTACGCCGTCGTGCACCACCTCGAGGAGGCCGTCCACGGCGTCGCCGGCATCGGCGGAGTCCTCGGCTGGCTCGTCAACACGCTGTGCAGCGCGGTCGTCGGGCTCGTCGTGGGGGCGGTCGTCGTCCTCGTCGTGACGCTGGTCCGGAACCGCCGCGCGGCCCACTGA
- a CDS encoding PucR family transcriptional regulator, producing MRRALLDDVHRIVDHLAETLGRSVMLDDPDLALLAGSRHFGDEDPYRVSVVLARGASAEAVEWFRRFDLAGAEGPVHVPGNEALGLRPRLCYPVRCNGVHLGALWLMDDGRPLDGELVRDACVRLGRILAERGHTGGLDEPLVDALLVQLVRGVDPDHVLDLLRAERFVDAGRRHVVAVAHPVAGGRSPLEVVAHRAARADHVLDHRVVAVEEFAVLVAAVRRSSPAPELPEVPSTVGVSDVGEVEDLRELFVQAALAAFAGHHLSSGGVTRWGDLGPLTAFLRAATGPVRTPTLARFEELLDGDRAGTASATVAAYLRHAGDTTATAAELVVHRTTLRYRLEQVEARTGLDLSDGRDRAAVQLVLLARDVRVSGLAPFL from the coding sequence GTGAGGAGAGCGCTGCTCGACGACGTCCACCGCATCGTCGACCACCTGGCCGAGACGCTCGGCCGCTCCGTCATGCTCGACGACCCCGACCTCGCCCTGCTCGCCGGTTCCCGGCACTTCGGGGACGAGGACCCCTACCGCGTGAGCGTGGTCCTGGCCCGCGGTGCGAGTGCCGAGGCCGTCGAGTGGTTCCGCCGCTTCGACCTGGCCGGCGCCGAGGGGCCCGTCCACGTCCCCGGCAACGAGGCGCTCGGGCTGCGCCCGCGCCTGTGCTACCCCGTGCGCTGCAACGGGGTGCACCTCGGGGCCCTGTGGCTCATGGACGACGGCCGGCCGCTGGACGGTGAGCTGGTCCGCGACGCCTGCGTACGGCTGGGACGCATCCTCGCCGAGAGGGGCCACACGGGCGGCCTCGACGAACCCCTCGTCGACGCCCTGCTCGTCCAGCTCGTGCGCGGGGTCGACCCCGACCACGTCCTGGACCTGCTGCGGGCCGAACGCTTCGTCGACGCCGGCCGCCGGCACGTCGTGGCCGTCGCGCACCCCGTCGCCGGCGGCCGGAGCCCCCTGGAGGTGGTGGCGCACCGCGCGGCCCGGGCCGACCACGTCCTGGACCACCGGGTCGTCGCCGTCGAGGAGTTCGCCGTCCTCGTCGCCGCCGTCCGCCGCTCCAGTCCCGCCCCCGAGCTGCCCGAGGTCCCGTCGACGGTCGGGGTCAGCGACGTCGGCGAGGTCGAGGACCTGCGGGAGCTGTTCGTGCAGGCGGCGCTCGCGGCCTTCGCGGGGCACCACCTGTCCTCCGGCGGGGTGACGCGGTGGGGTGACCTGGGCCCGCTCACCGCCTTCCTGCGGGCCGCCACCGGGCCCGTGCGGACCCCGACCCTGGCGAGGTTCGAGGAACTCCTCGACGGCGACCGCGCGGGGACGGCGAGTGCGACGGTCGCCGCCTACCTGCGCCACGCCGGGGACACCACGGCCACGGCGGCCGAGCTCGTCGTCCACCGCACGACCCTGCGCTACCGCCTCGAGCAGGTCGAGGCGCGCACCGGTCTCGACCTGTCCGACGGCCGCGACCGGGCCGCCGTCCAGCTCGTGTTGCTCGCGCGTGACGTCCGCGTGTCCGGGCTCGCCCCGTTCCTCTGA
- a CDS encoding MFS transporter, translating into MTAQPEPATTSTSAARPTLDDAPFNRLHLLATVCVLGGAALDGYVLGVIGHAVGPASAQLGLSALGSGLLAASALIGVFVGGLFFGGIADRFGRRRVFLWNLLAFVVLSLAQLVVDSAWQLVAVRILLGLAIGVEYAVGAALLAEFVPRRPRGALLGSIQALWIVGFVAAFLIGSAVSPDAWRWLLASSALPAFVVLVLRTGLPESPRWLQAQGRTAEAEQIVHDRIGDYAIPDVAPAAARAGLAELFTPDRWRQSLYAGLFWFCQVAPFFAIFTFVGPILSMLDVQEGFTGDLLMNVLQLVGAGLGVWALHLLSRRAFVVSSFAVTVVGLLVIGLFPDAPGVLVVAAFGLFTLVISGASNIQFVYPSEMFETRLRTTGVGFAAAFSRIGAALATYLLPVSLDALGAHGTLLVAAVFPLVGLLASLAWAPETRRSALA; encoded by the coding sequence GTGACAGCGCAACCCGAACCCGCCACGACGTCGACGAGTGCCGCGCGGCCCACCCTGGACGACGCTCCCTTCAACCGCCTACACCTGCTCGCCACCGTGTGCGTGCTGGGCGGAGCGGCCCTCGACGGGTACGTCCTCGGCGTCATCGGCCACGCCGTGGGACCGGCCTCGGCCCAGCTCGGGCTGAGCGCCCTCGGCTCCGGTCTGCTGGCCGCCAGCGCGCTCATCGGCGTCTTCGTCGGCGGGCTGTTCTTCGGCGGCATCGCCGACCGGTTCGGCCGGCGCCGCGTGTTCCTCTGGAACCTGCTGGCCTTCGTCGTGCTGTCGCTGGCCCAACTCGTCGTCGACAGCGCCTGGCAGCTCGTGGCCGTGCGGATCCTGCTCGGTCTGGCCATCGGCGTCGAGTACGCCGTGGGGGCCGCGCTGCTCGCCGAGTTCGTGCCCCGCCGACCCCGCGGGGCCCTGCTCGGATCGATCCAGGCGCTCTGGATCGTCGGCTTCGTCGCCGCGTTCCTCATCGGGTCGGCGGTCAGCCCCGACGCGTGGCGGTGGCTGCTCGCCAGCAGCGCGCTTCCGGCGTTCGTCGTCCTCGTCCTGCGCACCGGATTGCCCGAGTCGCCGCGCTGGTTGCAGGCCCAGGGCCGCACGGCCGAGGCCGAGCAGATCGTCCACGACCGCATCGGCGACTACGCGATCCCCGACGTCGCCCCGGCCGCCGCCCGCGCCGGGCTCGCGGAACTGTTCACCCCCGACCGCTGGCGGCAGTCGCTGTACGCCGGCCTGTTCTGGTTCTGCCAGGTCGCCCCGTTCTTCGCGATCTTCACCTTCGTCGGGCCGATCCTGTCGATGCTCGACGTCCAGGAGGGCTTCACCGGAGACCTGCTGATGAACGTGCTGCAGCTCGTCGGCGCCGGGCTCGGGGTGTGGGCGCTGCACCTGTTGTCCCGCCGCGCGTTCGTCGTCTCCAGCTTCGCCGTCACGGTCGTCGGGCTGCTCGTCATCGGCCTGTTCCCCGACGCCCCCGGTGTCCTCGTCGTCGCGGCGTTCGGCCTGTTCACCCTCGTCATCTCCGGGGCCTCGAACATCCAGTTCGTCTACCCGAGCGAGATGTTCGAGACCCGGCTGCGCACGACCGGTGTCGGGTTCGCGGCCGCCTTCAGCCGGATCGGTGCGGCGCTCGCGACCTACCTGCTGCCGGTCTCGCTCGACGCCCTCGGTGCCCACGGCACGCTGCTCGTGGCCGCCGTCTTCCCGCTCGTCGGTCTCCTCGCCTCGCTCGCGTGGGCGCCCGAGACCCGCCGTTCCGCCCTCGCCTGA
- the solA gene encoding N-methyl-L-tryptophan oxidase: MTAPQFQTDVVVVGLGAFGSAALWRLAARGVRVTGVERFGVGHALGSSHGATRLFRVACYEHPALAPLALKSLALWTELGESTGEVLVRQTGCLNTGSPTSAPVAGTLAAAEAAGVPVKTLNAEEVRQTYPGYAWLDDGDLGVLDPWAGICYPERNVRAHVAEARRLGAEVFEHTTVTAVETTDDGVLVRTPTATIAAQQVVVATGAWLGTLVPDLPLDPRRMPMFFFRARPGHEQDYTLDAFPAFTRALPDGTEVWGHGSADDYGVKLGLLPDGDNFAPTQAETLDRFVHASDSAELSAAVVRAFPGVDPTPEKATPCMVNNTPDEQFVIGRPHGAERVVVAGGDSAHGFKHAAGVGELVAQLVVGEQPFLDAGFVDPRRFAPTP, from the coding sequence ATGACCGCCCCCCAGTTCCAGACCGACGTCGTCGTCGTGGGCCTCGGCGCCTTCGGGTCCGCCGCCCTGTGGCGGTTGGCCGCGCGCGGCGTCCGCGTCACGGGTGTCGAGCGCTTCGGCGTCGGCCACGCCCTCGGCTCCTCCCACGGGGCGACCCGGTTGTTCCGCGTCGCCTGCTACGAGCACCCGGCGCTCGCCCCGCTGGCCCTGAAGTCCCTGGCCCTGTGGACCGAGCTGGGCGAGAGCACCGGTGAGGTCCTCGTGCGGCAGACCGGCTGCCTCAACACCGGGTCGCCCACGAGCGCGCCCGTGGCGGGAACCCTCGCCGCCGCGGAGGCCGCCGGAGTTCCCGTCAAGACGCTGAACGCCGAGGAGGTCCGGCAGACGTACCCCGGCTACGCGTGGCTCGACGACGGCGACCTCGGCGTCCTCGACCCGTGGGCGGGCATCTGCTACCCCGAGCGGAACGTCCGGGCGCACGTCGCGGAAGCCCGCCGGCTCGGCGCGGAGGTGTTCGAGCACACGACGGTCACCGCCGTGGAGACCACCGACGACGGGGTGCTCGTCCGCACGCCGACGGCGACCATCGCGGCGCAGCAGGTCGTCGTCGCCACCGGCGCCTGGCTCGGCACGCTCGTGCCGGACCTGCCGCTCGACCCGCGACGGATGCCCATGTTCTTCTTCCGCGCCCGACCCGGGCACGAGCAGGACTACACGCTCGACGCCTTCCCGGCCTTCACCCGCGCCCTGCCGGACGGCACGGAGGTCTGGGGCCACGGCTCGGCCGACGACTACGGCGTCAAGCTCGGGCTGCTGCCCGACGGGGACAACTTCGCGCCCACGCAGGCCGAGACCCTCGACCGGTTCGTCCACGCGAGCGACAGCGCCGAGCTCAGCGCCGCCGTCGTCCGCGCCTTCCCCGGGGTCGACCCGACCCCGGAGAAGGCCACGCCCTGCATGGTGAACAACACCCCGGACGAGCAGTTCGTCATCGGCCGCCCGCACGGCGCTGAGCGGGTCGTCGTCGCCGGCGGGGACTCCGCCCACGGGTTCAAGCACGCCGCCGGGGTGGGGGAGCTCGTCGCCCAGCTCGTCGTGGGTGAGCAGCCCTTCCTCGACGCGGGGTTCGTCGACCCCCGGCGCTTCGCTCCTACTCCTTGA
- a CDS encoding carbohydrate ABC transporter permease, producing MTAHLVRRSLGYAVLTVLALVYVFPFLVQVANAFKTDGDATADPLDLLPLPGTTAAFTTLFTQLDFPRAAMNSAIVAVCVTIGRVFFDCLAGYALARLPFRGRSVVTAAFIAVIAVPPVVLLIPKFLVLNQLAIYDSYTGMILPLIADAAGVFIMKNFFESVPRSVEEASYLDGAGTFRTFWSVVLPMSRPAVVTICILSFQASWNELSHFVVSRSSPDLNTLTTLVATLSNGGAFGQANQYPLKLAAAALMTLPVALLFFVFQRHVMSASEGAVKE from the coding sequence GTGACCGCGCACCTCGTCCGACGGTCCCTCGGCTACGCCGTCCTGACCGTCCTGGCCCTCGTCTACGTCTTCCCGTTCCTCGTCCAGGTCGCCAACGCGTTCAAGACCGACGGCGACGCGACGGCCGACCCGCTCGACCTCCTCCCCCTGCCGGGGACGACCGCGGCGTTCACGACCCTGTTCACGCAGCTCGACTTCCCGCGGGCCGCGATGAACTCGGCGATCGTCGCCGTCTGCGTGACCATCGGGCGGGTGTTCTTCGACTGCCTCGCCGGCTACGCCCTGGCGCGGTTGCCGTTCCGCGGTCGGTCCGTCGTGACGGCGGCGTTCATCGCCGTCATCGCCGTACCGCCGGTCGTGCTGCTCATCCCGAAGTTCCTCGTGCTGAACCAGCTCGCGATCTACGACTCGTACACGGGCATGATCCTGCCGCTCATCGCCGACGCGGCCGGGGTGTTCATCATGAAGAACTTCTTCGAGTCCGTCCCCCGCAGCGTCGAGGAGGCCAGCTACCTCGACGGGGCGGGCACGTTCCGCACGTTCTGGTCGGTCGTCCTGCCGATGTCGCGGCCGGCCGTGGTGACGATCTGCATCCTCAGCTTCCAGGCCTCGTGGAACGAGCTGAGCCACTTCGTCGTGTCGCGGTCGAGCCCCGACCTCAACACCCTGACGACGCTCGTCGCGACCCTGAGCAACGGCGGGGCCTTCGGGCAGGCGAACCAGTACCCGCTCAAGCTGGCCGCCGCCGCGCTCATGACGCTGCCCGTCGCGCTGCTGTTCTTCGTGTTCCAGCGGCACGTCATGTCGGCGTCGGAGGGTGCGGTCAAGGAGTAG
- a CDS encoding carbohydrate ABC transporter permease, producing the protein MTTQQKTATVTARTGRNRFARQQAAAGWLFTLPALVLVALFVGLPVLMAAWVSVSGWRGRGSPFSGDVPFVGLDNYQTLLAGGGLATQDLGTALRNNLWYVLLVVPTQTVVALLLAVAVNQRALKGRGFFRTAFYFPSVTSSVAIVVVFLFLFGASGAVNQVIGWFGVNGPNWFADPRGVLHLLLGVVGVDSGGALADHDVLGISLWEWLAGPSVAMSALIILAVFTTSGTFMLLFLAGLQNISAEVGEAATVDGASAWQRLRYVTVPMLRPVLFTVLTLGLVGTWQVFDQVYTGTQGGPAKTTITPAYLSYTASFEQQQWGQGAAIAFLLFFIIVVLTVVQRAFLRDNR; encoded by the coding sequence CTGACGACGCAGCAGAAGACCGCGACGGTCACCGCGCGCACGGGCCGGAACCGGTTCGCGCGGCAGCAGGCCGCCGCGGGGTGGCTGTTCACGCTGCCCGCCCTCGTCCTCGTCGCGCTGTTCGTCGGGCTGCCCGTCCTCATGGCGGCCTGGGTCAGCGTGTCCGGGTGGCGCGGGCGCGGCAGCCCGTTCTCCGGCGACGTCCCGTTCGTGGGGCTCGACAACTACCAGACGCTGCTCGCCGGGGGCGGCCTCGCGACGCAGGACCTCGGGACCGCGCTGCGCAACAACCTCTGGTACGTGCTGCTGGTCGTCCCGACGCAGACGGTCGTGGCGCTGCTGCTGGCCGTCGCCGTCAACCAGCGGGCGCTCAAGGGTCGCGGGTTCTTCCGGACGGCGTTCTACTTCCCGTCGGTCACGAGCTCGGTGGCCATCGTCGTCGTGTTCCTGTTCCTCTTCGGTGCCTCGGGAGCGGTGAACCAGGTCATCGGCTGGTTCGGGGTCAACGGGCCGAACTGGTTCGCCGACCCGCGCGGCGTCCTGCACCTGCTGCTCGGTGTGGTCGGCGTCGACAGCGGCGGCGCGCTGGCGGACCACGACGTCCTGGGGATCTCGCTGTGGGAGTGGCTCGCCGGCCCCAGTGTGGCGATGAGCGCGCTCATCATCCTCGCGGTCTTCACGACGTCCGGGACGTTCATGCTCCTGTTCCTCGCCGGGCTCCAGAACATCTCCGCCGAGGTCGGCGAGGCGGCGACCGTCGACGGCGCCTCGGCGTGGCAGCGCCTGCGGTACGTCACGGTGCCGATGCTCCGGCCGGTGCTGTTCACCGTGCTGACGCTCGGCCTCGTCGGGACGTGGCAGGTGTTCGACCAGGTCTACACCGGGACGCAGGGCGGCCCGGCCAAGACGACGATCACCCCGGCCTACCTGTCGTACACGGCCAGCTTCGAGCAGCAGCAGTGGGGCCAGGGCGCCGCCATCGCGTTCCTGCTGTTCTTCATCATCGTCGTGCTGACGGTCGTCCAGCGCGCCTTCCTGCGGGACAACCGGTGA